The following are from one region of the Vibrio parahaemolyticus genome:
- a CDS encoding dihydrolipoamide acetyltransferase family protein: MKTFNLPDLGEGLAESEIVKWHVNVGDMVKLDQVILTVETAKATVDVPAPYAGRIVSRHGEEGDVINIGALLLEIDESGAENTVSAEKRQTADAATVVGTVSHQSHNVNVDDFWVGGSHNKSTDKLITALPSARLLAKKLGVDLKTMVGSGPSGLIVDADVYEEAGKQVPGTEVLKGARRTMVSTMAESHQNVAAVTITEEALLEDWLPNEDISIRLVQAIVYACQQEPALNAWFDAETMTRCVHPTVNLGVAVDSRHGLYVPVLRHADEYEPQDVRRWLDQTVKGIRDRKISREDLQHATITLSNFGAIGGIFATPVVSPPQVAIVGAGRIVDRVVIRNGQAVAVKAMPLSITFDHRACTGGEAARFTKVLAEHLQRPSVTKS; the protein is encoded by the coding sequence ATGAAGACGTTTAACTTACCCGATCTCGGCGAAGGTCTCGCTGAGTCAGAAATTGTAAAATGGCATGTCAATGTGGGCGACATGGTCAAACTAGACCAAGTGATCCTCACTGTTGAGACGGCGAAAGCAACCGTAGACGTTCCTGCTCCGTACGCAGGCAGAATTGTCAGCCGCCATGGTGAAGAAGGCGACGTAATTAATATTGGCGCCCTACTTCTAGAAATCGACGAAAGTGGCGCAGAAAACACTGTCTCTGCGGAAAAACGACAAACCGCCGATGCCGCAACCGTTGTTGGCACCGTATCTCACCAATCTCATAACGTAAATGTTGATGATTTTTGGGTGGGCGGCAGCCACAACAAATCAACAGACAAACTCATCACCGCTTTACCTTCCGCGCGTTTGCTAGCGAAAAAGCTAGGCGTAGATTTGAAAACGATGGTCGGTAGCGGACCAAGCGGTTTGATCGTCGATGCCGATGTTTACGAAGAAGCAGGCAAACAAGTTCCTGGCACTGAAGTGCTCAAAGGAGCGCGACGTACGATGGTCTCGACCATGGCAGAATCGCATCAAAATGTCGCAGCGGTGACCATTACCGAAGAAGCGTTATTGGAAGATTGGTTGCCAAACGAGGACATCAGCATTCGTTTGGTGCAAGCTATCGTTTACGCTTGCCAACAAGAGCCAGCTCTCAACGCTTGGTTCGATGCCGAAACCATGACGCGCTGTGTTCATCCTACCGTCAATCTTGGCGTAGCGGTGGATAGCCGTCACGGACTGTATGTCCCCGTGCTTCGCCACGCGGATGAGTATGAACCGCAAGACGTTCGTCGCTGGCTCGATCAAACCGTCAAAGGAATCCGAGATAGAAAGATCAGCAGAGAAGACTTACAACACGCAACCATTACTTTGTCCAACTTTGGGGCCATTGGCGGCATTTTCGCAACACCAGTGGTTTCACCACCGCAAGTCGCGATTGTCGGTGCAGGACGAATTGTGGACCGAGTCGTGATCCGTAACGGTCAAGCCGTGGCCGTAAAAGCGATGCCGTTGTCCATTACCTTTGACCACAGAGCTTGTACTGGCGGTGAAGCCGCGCGCTTTACCAAGGTGCTTGCAGAACATCTGCAAAGGCCAAGTGTAACTAAGTCATAA
- a CDS encoding alpha-ketoacid dehydrogenase subunit beta has protein sequence MAELTLVEAVNLALHHEMEHDPNVVVLGEDVGDNGGVFRATVGLKQKYGLKRVIDTPLAEALIGGVAVGMATQGLRPVAEFQFQGFVFPAMEHLMCHAARMRNRTRGRLTCPAVFRAPFGGGIHAPEHHSESIEALFAHTSGFKVVIPSSPQRAYGLLLAAIRSNDPVMFFEPKRIYRTVKSEVIDNGEALPLDTCFTLRKGRDITLVTWGACVVESLQAAQTLSSQGIEVEVIDLASIKPIDTATIFRSLEKTGRLLVVHEASKTCGVGSELLARTAEHAMCLLKAPPKRVTGMDTIMPYYRNEDYFMVQEEDIVIAARELVEDWK, from the coding sequence ATGGCTGAACTTACGTTAGTTGAAGCAGTAAACCTCGCTCTGCATCATGAAATGGAACACGATCCAAACGTCGTCGTACTTGGCGAAGACGTGGGTGATAACGGCGGCGTATTCCGCGCAACCGTCGGGCTCAAACAAAAGTATGGACTAAAACGCGTCATCGATACTCCGCTTGCAGAAGCCTTAATCGGCGGCGTTGCAGTGGGCATGGCAACTCAAGGTTTACGCCCTGTTGCAGAATTTCAGTTCCAAGGTTTCGTCTTCCCGGCTATGGAGCACCTAATGTGTCACGCGGCCAGGATGCGTAACCGTACTCGTGGACGCCTCACTTGTCCGGCTGTATTCCGCGCGCCTTTTGGTGGCGGCATTCACGCGCCGGAACACCACTCAGAAAGCATTGAAGCACTGTTTGCACATACCTCAGGCTTTAAAGTGGTGATTCCATCTTCCCCTCAGCGTGCTTACGGTTTGCTGCTTGCTGCCATTCGCAGTAACGATCCAGTGATGTTCTTTGAACCCAAACGCATCTATCGAACCGTTAAATCCGAAGTGATTGATAACGGGGAAGCATTGCCGTTAGACACTTGTTTTACGCTGCGCAAAGGCCGAGATATTACGCTCGTGACATGGGGAGCATGTGTTGTTGAATCTCTCCAAGCTGCGCAAACCCTATCAAGCCAAGGGATCGAAGTCGAAGTCATTGATCTGGCAAGTATTAAGCCGATTGATACCGCGACGATTTTCCGTTCACTAGAGAAAACCGGACGCCTGCTGGTTGTACATGAAGCCAGTAAAACGTGTGGTGTGGGTTCTGAGCTGCTGGCTCGAACCGCCGAGCACGCGATGTGCTTGCTAAAAGCGCCACCTAAACGAGTCACAGGTATGGATACCATTATGCCTTATTACCGTAACGAAGATTATTTCATGGTTCAGGAAGAAGACATTGTGATCGCAGCGCGCGAGCTCGTGGAGGATTGGAAATGA